The sequence CGCAAAGCGATCCTGCTTGCCGTGCTCGATGCGCATGCGGTAACAGTATTCATCCATCTTGAGATACAGCACGCCGTCTTCGGCAATCGACGGTGCCACCATCATGCCGAGCACGCGGGTCGCGAAATGCTTCCATTTCGCGAGGTCCGTGGACTCGATCACCACATAGCCAAGCGCTCTTGTATCGATCATAACGATTACCGTGGCGCCTGAAGCGTCACGTGCTCCTTGTGTTTGACGAGTTCCTCTCCGGCATCGGCAATATCGAGACGGAACCGACGGTACCATTGGTGCCGCATGTTCACCGGGCCATTACCATCGCACACTATCGGTTTGCCGTAAACGCTGCCCGTCAGGCAGGTGAATTCCGTGCTCTGGCAGAGCGCATGCCAGCTGCGCGCATAGCCATCGGGCAACGTCTCGGCGCTGCTCAGCCACCGGGTCTGTACGCGAGGAATAGCGCCCTTCGCGGTGCCGGATAGCCTTCGACGGTGAGTTCGGGGCGTTGCGGGTCGAGAAAATCCGCAAGCGACTCGAAGCGCATCCATGGCGTGGCGCGCTGCTCGTCGGGGCCGGTGGCACGTTCGTCGATCAGACGCGCAGCATGGAACCCGGCGCGCCGGAGCCAGCGCAGCATCGCGGGGGCAGACGGAATGAACCAGACATTGCGCATTTTCGCGTAGCGCTCCTCCGGTATCAGCACCTGCTGGGCATCGCCGGGGATGACCAGGGTCTCGAGTACCAGTTCACCGCCGGGGCGCAACGCCTCGAGCAGCTCCGCGAGGTGTTCCAGTGGTGCCCGCCGGTGGTAGATGACGCCCATGGAGAATACCGTGTCGAAACAGCCCATGCGCGGCGGCAGATCTTCGCCGCGCAGCGGCAACAGGACCGCGGGCGGAGTGGGCATCATGTAGTGGCGCAGTGCCTGGAACTGGGCGAGGAAACGCAGCGTTGGATCCACGCCCAGCACGAATCGCGCTCCGGCGCCGAGCATGCGCCAGATGTAGTAGCCGTTGCCGCAGCCCACATCGAGCACCACGCGGCCTGCGAGCGGCGCGATGTGATCCTGCAGGCGGCACCATTTGCGATCCGAGCGCCACTCGCTGTCGATGGTGACGCCGAACAGCGAGAACGGCCCCTTGCGCCATGGGTGCAGTGCCTGCAGCGCCGTCTCGAGCTGTGTACGTTGCGCGGCTGTCGCATCGCTCTCGAGCCCGATACGCACCACGTCCTGTGCGAGTTCGATGCGCGAGGGCCGCAGTTCGGGCAGGGCTGCGATGGCGGCCTCCCAGGCAGCGGCATCGCCGTGACGCGGCGCCGCGAGGCAGCGCTCGAGCAGCATGCACAGGGCCGGTCCCGCGCTGCCGAGCGGCGCCGAGCGAAGCACCTCGATATCGTCCGCGAGCTTCATTTCAGGGCCAGCAGAGACACAAAGTTCAGGCATTGCAGCCATACCGTGACCCGGCTGAAACCGGCTGCCGCGAGGCGGCGTCTGTGGGTGTCGAGAGTCTCCGGCAGCAGCACGTTCTCGAGTGCCGCGCGCTTCTGCGCGATCTCCAGTTCGCTGTAACCCCGCATGTGCTTGAAGCCATGATGCAGCGTCTGCAGCAGCTCCTGCTCGCGCGGGTCATCGAACGCGATTTTTTCCGACAGGACCAGGCAGCCACCGGGATCGAGCGCCTCGGCCAGGCGTCCGAGCAGGGGTTCCCTTGCCTGCGGTGGGATGAACTGGAGGGTGAAATTCATCGTGATCAGCGCGGCCTCGCCAAACTCGCACTGCAACAGGTCCGCGCAGCGTATATCCACCGGTATCGGGCAGGGATCCACCGCCACGATGGCACGGCAGCGCTCGACCATTGCGGGCGAATTGTCGATACCGACGACCCGCGATCCGGCGGGTGCATGGTGGCGGATACTGAGCGTTGAAGCGCCAAGCGAGCAGCCGAGGTCGTAACAGATCCGGCCCGGGCGGGCGTACTCGCGGGTTGCGACGGCGATCATCTGCAGGGTGAGCGCGTAGCCTGGCACCGAGCGGGCAATCATGTCCGCGAACACCCCGGCAACCTCGGCGTCGAAATGAAATGCCCCGACCTGGTCGCGGGGCGCGGCATATACCGCGTCGCGCTCGGGTTGCGCGCTGGATTCCGTCATCGCATGTCTCCATCGGCTGGCACGCGCCCGATCACGCCCGGCGTCATCGATCGGGTCAATCGCAAGCCTGATGGGCAGGCGCATTATAGTCCCGATGCGTTACATTATCGTGATAGAGCGCGAGGCGAACATGAGCGGGAAAAAAGCCGATACCCTGAATCGAATCAAGACGGGCAGCTTCGAGCGTCGCCTGAGTCTCACCCGCATGGGTTTGCTGGCGGGAACACGCTACGTCGCCAGTTCGGCATCCACGATGTTCCTGCCGCGCGAGCAGCGCGAGGCGCGCCGTCGTGAAGCGCTCGGCGAGCAGGCGCGCTACCTGGTGGAGGAACTGGGCAAGCTCAAGGGCAGCGTGGTCAAGATCGGGCAGATGATGGCCCTGTATGGAGAGCATTTCCTGCCCGAGGAAGTGACCGCTGCGCTGCATACGCTCGAAGACCGGACCGTGGCACTCGAATGGCCGGTGATCCGGCGCGAGCTCGAGCGCGAAATCGGACGCCGGCGCATCGCCGAGCTCGAGATCGATCCGGTGCCGATCGGAGCGGCATCGCTTGGCCAGGTTCACCTGGCGCATCGCAAGCTCGACGGGAAGGCGCTGTGCCTGAAGATCCAGTACCCGGGCGTGGCGGCGGCGATCGATTCGGATATCGATGCGGTGGTCGGGCTGTTGCAGATTGGCAGGATGCTGGGCAGCAGCGAAGAATTCGGCGCGTGGCTCGACGAGGTGCGAGCCATGCTGCACCGCGAGGTCGATTACGTCCGCGAGGCGCGCAAGACGGCGCAGTTTCACGATCATCTGCGCCGTGACACCCGCTTCGTGGTTCCCGAGGTTCTGGCCGACTATTCGAGCGCGCATGTGCTCGCGACCAGCTTCGAGCATGGTTACAGCGTTACCAGCGCGGATGTCGAGGCGCTGCCGCTCGAGCGACGCAACGAACTCGGACGCGCGTTCCTGGAACTGTTCCTGCGCGAGATATTCGAGTGGCGTGAACTGCAGACCGATCCGAACTTCGGCAATTACCGGGTGCGTCCCGCCACCACCCGGCGCGGGCACGATCGGCTGGTGTTGCTCGATTTCGGCGCGGTCCAGGAATATCCGGACAGCTTTATCGATCCGCTCGCGGAGATGATCCGCGGGGCGTACCACGGCGACATCGAGCGCGTGATGCAGGGGGCGCTCGACCTGCGTTTCATGCAGCCGCACTTTCCGCAGGCGGTGCAGCGCTCGTTCGCGAAAGTCTGCGCGGGAGTGATCGAGCCGCTGGTCGGACACGCGGGCAATGTGCCGCGCGAGGCGCTCAGCGCCAGCGGTCAATACCGCTGGAAGCACAGTGATCTGCCGCGAAGGATTGCGCGGCAGGCCTCGCGCGCGGCATTCAGCACCTGGTTCCAGGTGCCGCCCAGCGAATTCGTGTTCCTGAACCGCAAGCTGATCGGTGTCTATACGTTCATCGCGGTACTGGGCGCGGAATTCAATGGCGCCGATATCATCGAGAAGTACCTGTAGCGCGGTTTGCCCGCTCTCAACCGCCGAGCGAGGCGCGCAGCCTGCGCACGCGGTCGAGCACCAGTTCGCGGTTGCGCGGACCCATGCGTATCAGCAATTTCTGGGTTTCCGGCAAGGCCTCGAGTGCGGGATCGGCGAACTTGTAGAACACGGACGGACGGACCAGTTCGATTTCCGCGTCCGGGGTGGGTGCCGCCAGCATCAGGTCGAGCCCGGCAAGCAACAGGCTGCGGACATTGCGATCGCCGTTGCCGAGTTCGCTGACCGCTTCCTGCAGCAGCGGTTCGTAGCGGTTGAACCAGCGCGCCAGTGCATCGGTATCGAGCTCTGCCGCTGCGTCGGCCAGCGCATCGTAGCGCGCGAAATTGGCCGGTGCGAGAAACCATTGGTCGCCACGTTGCTCCACCATCAGCTTGCCGGGAACCGCCGGCAACGGCAGTTTGTCGCGCAGCAGCTTGCCGTGCCCGAAGCCATCGGCCTGGATCGAGGCGCGGCGCAACAATTCATCCGCCTGCAGGCTTGGCTGCGCGATTGCGGGCAGGATGTCGGCGAGCGTGGCCCGTACCTCCGGATCGCTGTGCTCGAGTTCGGGCAGTGGCGGTGCACCCTCCGCAGCCTCTGTCGCCGCGCTCGGTGGCGGCGAATTGCCGGCGGCCTGCCTTGGCTCCAGGGTGGATATCGTGCCCGTAGCGGCCGGTGCATTGCTGATCTCTACCGCGGCCGGTTCGGGCGAACTCAGCAGCGCGCGCAGGGCGAGGCCAAGCGCGCCGATCACCAGGACGGCAATCACCAGAAACAGCAGGGGACGGCGACGCGAGGCGCTGCCGTCGTCATACGTTCCCAGTCGGTCGTCTTCGCGGGCTTTCATACGGGGATCCCTCGATTGAGGTTGCAGGCTAGCGCGCCCCCCGTGCAGGGTCAACCGATACGGGTTGGCGCGCGCCGCGGCTTTCGATTAATGTGCCCCACATTCCCGGGCACCGTTGCGGAGAGAAAGAGAAGATGAACTGCTGGTTGTTTGCGATTGCGCTGCCGAGTGCGCTGCTGACCCTCAATCTCTACCATCCGATGCTGCGCCACAAGTGGGGGCACATGCTCAGTTTTGTATTTGGCTGGCTGGTCGGCGAGTTGCTGCCGTTCGTGCTGGTGGTGCAGGTCCTGCTGGTGTTGCTGTTGCTGGCCAAGCACGATGTTCACGGCTTCGGCGATGCGCTGAGCGTCTGTGCCTTGCTGGCATCGTGGGCGGCCATGCTGGTGTATTTCGTGCGCTCCGGCAATGCCGCTGCAGTGATGGAAGCCGCCTTGCAGCGCGCGCTCGGGGTGGATTATCGCAGTCGTATCCGTCCCGGACTGAGCGCGCGGTTTCCGGTTTCGGTATTGCCGCAAAATCTGCTGCACCCGTTCCGGCTCGATCTGCCGGAGGTGCTGCGCATCCGGGACATCGTCTACGCCGAGGCCGAAGGCATGCGGCTGAAGCTCGATGTCTACCAGCATCGGGACAAGCCCGCCGATTGCCCGGTACTGTTGCAGGTTCATGGCGGGGGCTGGACCGAGAAAATGGGCAGCAAGAACGAGCAGGCCAGGCCGCTGATGAACCATATGGCAGCGCGCGGCTGGGTCTGCGTGAGCGTCGATTACCGCCTCAGCCCGACGTCGACATTCCCGGCGCATATCATCGATTGCAAGCAGGCGCTGGCGTGGGTCAAGGAGAATATTTCACGCTATGGCGGCAACCCCGATTTCATCGTCGCCACCGGCGGCTCGGCCGGGGGCCATCTGTGCTCGCTGCTCGCGCTGAGCGCCAACGATCCGCAGTTCCAGCCCGGTTTCGAACAGGCCGACACCAGTGTCCGTGGCTGCGTACCGTTCTACGGGGTCTATGACTTCACCAATCACCTGGGACTGAAGCCGAACCAGGTGCTGCTCGATGCCCTGGAGTCCTACATTCTCAAGACTTCCTATGCCGAATCGCCCGAGCTGTATCGCCAGTCCTCGCCGATATCCCGGGTGCATGCCGGGGCACCGCCGTTTCTGGTCATCCATGGTGACAAGGACAGCCTGTGCGCGGTGGCGGAAGCCCGTCGCTTTGCCGAGGTGCTGGGTGGCGTTTCGGGCCAGGCGGTCGGTTATGCCGAGATCGCCGGTGCGCAGCACGCATTCGATATTTTCCGCTCGTTGCGCAGTGAGTTGGTGATGTACGGCGTCGAGCGCTTCCTGGCGTTTCTGTACAGCCGCTATCTCGACGAGCAGGCCTGAAGCGCGGTCCGGAGGAGCGATCCTGCCGTCAGTTGCCCATGCCGGAGACAGCGGCAAGACGCAAGACGGTTGCTGCCTCGCTCGCGCGAGGTCTTGCAGTCTGCCCTCGCTCAGCCAGGAGCCTGGTGGAGTTCCCAGGCGCGGGCGAGTGCTTCGCCGATGCTCGCGCCGAGCGGCGCCAGCGCGGTGGCGTTCGCGGGCGGTTCGTCGCTGGCGAGCAGTTGGTCCAGCATCCGCACGATCCGTCGCACCAGCCAGAGCACTTCGCGGGTCGTGGCCTGGATCTCGATCAGGCTGGCGGCTGTCGCCGCGTCGCTGTCGCCAGACTCCAGCCAGGGTTCGAGCGCCTCGTTGCCAAGCCCCGATGACAGCGCGACCCACTGTACCTGTGCAATGAGATTCTGCAGGCTGCCCGCGAGACGATTTCCGCCGCAGTCATCCAGCACGCGGCGCAACCCGGAAATCGATTGCAGCAGCGCGGTCAGTGAGCGGTTGGCCTCGATCAGCTCCCGCGCCGAGGGCGGCTCTGGTCCGCTGTTTGCGGGTGCCGGCGCTGACCGGGAACCGAACAGCACGCGCGCTGCCGCCACGTAGTTTGCCTCGGCAAAAGTGCGGCGGTTCACACGCAGGAACGGCATGCAGTCGGTGAGTGTCGCCGTGGCGGGCAGCGCATCGGGGAAGCGCAACCCATGGACCATGTCGCTCAGCGAGATGATCAGCGCCGGCGCTTCGAGTTCGGCAATGGCGCTGCCGCGCGGGTAACCGGCGCCATCGGCGCGCTCGTGATGCTGCTCGAGCACCTGGGCCAGACGCTCCTGGTCGGGCGCAAACCGGCGCACGATGGCCGCACCGATCGGCACGTGACTCTGGATGGACTGCCAGTCCTCGGCGGAAATTCCGGATCTCCTGTCGGCCAGCGCCGGATCGATATGCAGCAGGCCGAGGTCGTGGAACAGTCCTGCCTGGAACACCAGGGCGAGGTCCTCGGGTTCGAAGTCGCGCTCGCTGGCGATCAGCGAGCCGAGCCAGGCCGAGAACAGCGCGCGATGGAACACGCGCGGCAATGTATGCTGCATCACGCCCAACTGCTGCAGCAGGGCAGGTTGCCAGTCGATCGCGTGGCACAGATGATGCACCCGACCCTCGAACCGGAAGTGCTCGTTGATCCGGCGCAGATCGGGCTCGGTGCCGGGAAACTCCAGGAAGATCCCGGCCAGGCGCGCGGCATCGGGGGGGCGGCGCAGGCGAAGTACCTCGTCGACCGGCCTGTTCAGGCGGTGACCGCGCATCTTCTCCGCCGCCAGTGCACCCAGCGGCGTTCCGCGGCGCAGCAGCACGATACCGAACTGGTTGATGACATCTTCGCTGGCAACCACCATCTGGTGGTGCACGCTGGTGTGGGCAAGATGCTCGAGATAGCGAGCGCAGTCGCAGACCGAGAAGTCGGTCAGGGGATCGTCGGGCGCGTTCAGCCGATCTGCCCCAGGCATTGTCGATAGGCGCGCACCGCGCGCTCGAAGCCGAGATGGAGCGCATCCACCGTGAACGCATGTCCGATGGATACCTCCAGCAAGCCCGGGACACGGGCAAAATCGGGCAGGTTCAGCAGGTTCAGATCGTGCCCCGCATTCAACCCGAGGCCTGCGTCGAGGGCGCTGTTGGCGGCGGCGATATAGGGTTCGAGAATTTTCCGTGGTGCTGCGCCGGCCGCGAAGGCCGCCGCATACGGGCCCGTGTACAACTCGATGCGATCGGCGCCGACTGCGCGCGCCAGCACCATTTGTTGCGGATCCGGATCCATGAACAGGCTTGCGCGGATGCCCAGCGCATGCAACTCGTCGATGACCGGGCGTAGCCGTGCGCCGTCGCGGCGCAGGTCGAAACCGTGATCGGAGGTGAGTTGCTGCTCGTCATCGGGAACCAGGGTGCATTGCGCAGGTTTTACCGCGCGCACCAGCGGCAGGAATCCCGGATAGTCGCCCACGTCCGCGCGCGTGCTGCGGGCCGCTCCCGCAAAAGGGTTGCCTTCGACATTGAGTTCCACGTCCAGAATGGCGGCCAATGCCGGCACGTCGCTGGCGCGAATATGGCGCTGGTCGGGTCGCGGGTGCACGGTGATTCCATCGGCGCCCGCCGCTACCGCCAGTCGCGCGTGCGCGGTCACGCTCGGGTAATCGCCCGGGCGTGAATTGCGGATCAGCGCGATCTTGTTGAGGTTGAGCGACAGGCAGATACTCATTCGATGCGTTGGGCCTTCTCGATGATGATCGGGTTGCGCGGCACATCGTCATAGGCGGCAACGGTGTGGGTTTCGACCAGGGCGATTCCGTCGACCACGTCCATTCCCTCGATCACCTTGCCGAATACGGTGTAGCCCGGTTTGCGGCTGACGTAGTCGAAATCGAGCCTGAGGTTGGAGCGCACGTTGATGAAGAACTGTGCAGTGGCGCTGT comes from Gammaproteobacteria bacterium and encodes:
- the cmoB gene encoding tRNA 5-methoxyuridine(34)/uridine 5-oxyacetic acid(34) synthase CmoB; protein product: MPELCVSAGPEMKLADDIEVLRSAPLGSAGPALCMLLERCLAAPRHGDAAAWEAAIAALPELRPSRIELAQDVVRIGLESDATAAQRTQLETALQALHPWRKGPFSLFGVTIDSEWRSDRKWCRLQDHIAPLAGRVVLDVGCGNGYYIWRMLGAGARFVLGVDPTLRFLAQFQALRHYMMPTPPAVLLPLRGEDLPPRMGCFDTVFSMGVIYHRRAPLEHLAELLEALRPGGELVLETLVIPGDAQQVLIPEERYAKMRNVWFIPSAPAMLRWLRRAGFHAARLIDERATGPDEQRATPWMRFESLADFLDPQRPELTVEGYPAPRRALFLAYRPGG
- the cmoA gene encoding carboxy-S-adenosyl-L-methionine synthase CmoA, which gives rise to MTESSAQPERDAVYAAPRDQVGAFHFDAEVAGVFADMIARSVPGYALTLQMIAVATREYARPGRICYDLGCSLGASTLSIRHHAPAGSRVVGIDNSPAMVERCRAIVAVDPCPIPVDIRCADLLQCEFGEAALITMNFTLQFIPPQAREPLLGRLAEALDPGGCLVLSEKIAFDDPREQELLQTLHHGFKHMRGYSELEIAQKRAALENVLLPETLDTHRRRLAAAGFSRVTVWLQCLNFVSLLALK
- a CDS encoding AarF/ABC1/UbiB kinase family protein, with protein sequence MSGKKADTLNRIKTGSFERRLSLTRMGLLAGTRYVASSASTMFLPREQREARRREALGEQARYLVEELGKLKGSVVKIGQMMALYGEHFLPEEVTAALHTLEDRTVALEWPVIRRELEREIGRRRIAELEIDPVPIGAASLGQVHLAHRKLDGKALCLKIQYPGVAAAIDSDIDAVVGLLQIGRMLGSSEEFGAWLDEVRAMLHREVDYVREARKTAQFHDHLRRDTRFVVPEVLADYSSAHVLATSFEHGYSVTSADVEALPLERRNELGRAFLELFLREIFEWRELQTDPNFGNYRVRPATTRRGHDRLVLLDFGAVQEYPDSFIDPLAEMIRGAYHGDIERVMQGALDLRFMQPHFPQAVQRSFAKVCAGVIEPLVGHAGNVPREALSASGQYRWKHSDLPRRIARQASRAAFSTWFQVPPSEFVFLNRKLIGVYTFIAVLGAEFNGADIIEKYL
- a CDS encoding DUF3014 domain-containing protein is translated as MKAREDDRLGTYDDGSASRRRPLLFLVIAVLVIGALGLALRALLSSPEPAAVEISNAPAATGTISTLEPRQAAGNSPPPSAATEAAEGAPPLPELEHSDPEVRATLADILPAIAQPSLQADELLRRASIQADGFGHGKLLRDKLPLPAVPGKLMVEQRGDQWFLAPANFARYDALADAAAELDTDALARWFNRYEPLLQEAVSELGNGDRNVRSLLLAGLDLMLAAPTPDAEIELVRPSVFYKFADPALEALPETQKLLIRMGPRNRELVLDRVRRLRASLGG
- a CDS encoding alpha/beta hydrolase, translated to MNCWLFAIALPSALLTLNLYHPMLRHKWGHMLSFVFGWLVGELLPFVLVVQVLLVLLLLAKHDVHGFGDALSVCALLASWAAMLVYFVRSGNAAAVMEAALQRALGVDYRSRIRPGLSARFPVSVLPQNLLHPFRLDLPEVLRIRDIVYAEAEGMRLKLDVYQHRDKPADCPVLLQVHGGGWTEKMGSKNEQARPLMNHMAARGWVCVSVDYRLSPTSTFPAHIIDCKQALAWVKENISRYGGNPDFIVATGGSAGGHLCSLLALSANDPQFQPGFEQADTSVRGCVPFYGVYDFTNHLGLKPNQVLLDALESYILKTSYAESPELYRQSSPISRVHAGAPPFLVIHGDKDSLCAVAEARRFAEVLGGVSGQAVGYAEIAGAQHAFDIFRSLRSELVMYGVERFLAFLYSRYLDEQA
- a CDS encoding HD domain-containing protein; translated protein: MPGADRLNAPDDPLTDFSVCDCARYLEHLAHTSVHHQMVVASEDVINQFGIVLLRRGTPLGALAAEKMRGHRLNRPVDEVLRLRRPPDAARLAGIFLEFPGTEPDLRRINEHFRFEGRVHHLCHAIDWQPALLQQLGVMQHTLPRVFHRALFSAWLGSLIASERDFEPEDLALVFQAGLFHDLGLLHIDPALADRRSGISAEDWQSIQSHVPIGAAIVRRFAPDQERLAQVLEQHHERADGAGYPRGSAIAELEAPALIISLSDMVHGLRFPDALPATATLTDCMPFLRVNRRTFAEANYVAAARVLFGSRSAPAPANSGPEPPSARELIEANRSLTALLQSISGLRRVLDDCGGNRLAGSLQNLIAQVQWVALSSGLGNEALEPWLESGDSDAATAASLIEIQATTREVLWLVRRIVRMLDQLLASDEPPANATALAPLGASIGEALARAWELHQAPG
- a CDS encoding pyridoxine 5'-phosphate synthase, which encodes MSICLSLNLNKIALIRNSRPGDYPSVTAHARLAVAAGADGITVHPRPDQRHIRASDVPALAAILDVELNVEGNPFAGAARSTRADVGDYPGFLPLVRAVKPAQCTLVPDDEQQLTSDHGFDLRRDGARLRPVIDELHALGIRASLFMDPDPQQMVLARAVGADRIELYTGPYAAAFAAGAAPRKILEPYIAAANSALDAGLGLNAGHDLNLLNLPDFARVPGLLEVSIGHAFTVDALHLGFERAVRAYRQCLGQIG